In Amycolatopsis methanolica 239, a single genomic region encodes these proteins:
- a CDS encoding peptidoglycan-binding domain-containing protein, producing MVAWRLAYALVDLRNEVNTRWPNRDKTSDGTIGDAAHASRSSDHNPWVIDREDGLGVVRAVDIDVDGIDAGWLAEYLRQRGLTGHDGRTGDHRLTNGGYVIFNRRITKPDFSGWKVYTGSNPHTSHVHVSLTQSGAYDDRAGWGIAGGGPAAPAPPPSTGGSSSKPTIRRGSTGAAVTQLQQTLNRGYPAYSKLTVDGVFGAKTEAVVKEFQRRSGLAVDGIVGPRTWAALGY from the coding sequence ATGGTGGCCTGGCGCCTGGCCTACGCCCTGGTGGACCTCCGCAACGAGGTCAACACCAGGTGGCCGAACCGCGACAAGACCAGCGACGGCACGATCGGCGATGCCGCGCACGCCTCCCGCTCCTCCGACCACAACCCGTGGGTCATCGACCGCGAGGACGGCCTGGGCGTGGTGCGCGCGGTGGACATCGACGTCGACGGCATCGACGCCGGGTGGCTCGCGGAGTACCTGCGGCAGCGCGGCCTCACGGGCCACGACGGCCGCACCGGCGACCACCGGCTCACCAACGGCGGGTACGTGATCTTCAACCGCAGGATCACGAAGCCCGACTTCTCGGGCTGGAAGGTCTACACCGGCTCGAACCCGCACACGAGCCACGTGCACGTGAGCCTGACCCAGAGCGGCGCCTACGACGACCGCGCCGGGTGGGGCATCGCGGGCGGCGGCCCGGCCGCCCCGGCGCCGCCGCCGTCGACGGGCGGGAGCTCGAGCAAGCCGACCATCCGGCGCGGCTCGACCGGGGCCGCGGTGACCCAGCTGCAGCAGACCCTCAACCGCGGCTACCCGGCCTACTCGAAGCTGACGGTCGACGGGGTGTTCGGCGCCAAGACCGAGGCGGTCGTCAAGGAGTTCCAGCGGCGGTCCGGGCTGGCCGTCGACGGGATCGTGGGCCCGCGCACGTGGGCCGCGCTCGGCTACTGA
- a CDS encoding phage tail protein, with protein MADTSLLFNILGRDGVSKVFGEIRREALATAAVMRVAGESTSNMARDNISGVLGLSKAFTVFGAASAASALAASAALGGVPLAFAGLGAMALKENTQVVSAFSTLGDQVQSSLTDAAAPLVPTFVGIAGQLGQTFQQLLPAIRQVFGAIGPYLTTLTEGVTGFAVQAMPGLLTAVQSAGPVFDGLADLLAGAGAGVGQLVANLAPAAGAVGQALTAVGTALPDILSLLGSLLGALAQAGGPILEAIMPVITTLLDGLVGALIPVIQSLGPVLAGVATALGPLAEAFGRVLQAAGPAITQIFTSLGEVLVSSVIPALTQILDAVTPLVPAFVSLLSPIMPLVPVLADIAAQLAGALAPAIGDLLPIVGEIAMLVSQFAADALSELAGAIVPLIPMIGQFAMILGTAVLTVLQALQPVLGAIIAAAVALLPPLVQLLVPLGELVVALTPLLLLVAQFAEWLINLLAPAIGAIIGWLAGFAGAILGGLAGAVSWLVSAVPAAFSWVQNAIGTAVGVIRGILSWFGQLPGLIGGWIGQARDWAIQRFNDLVNWVRGLPGMILGALGSLGSLLWNAGGDLVRGLINGIGNFAGAIKDKLLGIVKNAWDAVLGFLGIASPSKEAEWAMEMVGLGAINGLSSMVDRVAAASEEVAAAALPRPAAASAATTAAAAASSAVGGFAAGGGGGQAVVVIDSAGTRLDELLLEILRNAIRKEGGNVQLVLGNGAA; from the coding sequence ATGGCGGACACCTCCCTGCTGTTCAACATCCTCGGCCGCGACGGTGTGTCGAAGGTGTTCGGCGAGATCCGGCGCGAGGCGCTGGCCACCGCGGCAGTGATGCGGGTGGCGGGCGAGAGCACCTCGAACATGGCCCGGGACAACATCTCCGGGGTCCTGGGACTGTCCAAGGCGTTCACCGTGTTCGGGGCCGCCTCGGCCGCCTCGGCGCTGGCCGCGAGTGCCGCGCTCGGTGGCGTGCCGTTGGCCTTCGCCGGGCTCGGCGCGATGGCGCTCAAGGAGAACACCCAGGTCGTCAGCGCGTTCTCGACGCTTGGCGACCAGGTGCAGTCCAGCCTGACCGACGCGGCGGCGCCGCTGGTGCCCACGTTCGTCGGCATCGCCGGGCAGCTAGGCCAGACCTTCCAGCAGCTGCTGCCCGCGATCCGGCAGGTCTTCGGCGCCATCGGCCCCTACCTGACCACCCTGACCGAGGGCGTGACCGGCTTCGCCGTGCAGGCCATGCCCGGGCTGCTCACCGCGGTTCAGTCGGCCGGACCGGTGTTCGACGGACTAGCCGACCTCCTGGCGGGCGCGGGCGCCGGCGTCGGCCAGCTGGTGGCCAACCTCGCCCCGGCGGCCGGCGCGGTGGGCCAGGCGCTGACCGCGGTCGGAACGGCGCTGCCGGACATCCTCTCGTTGCTCGGGTCGCTGCTCGGCGCGCTCGCGCAGGCTGGCGGCCCGATCCTCGAAGCGATCATGCCGGTGATCACGACGCTGCTCGATGGCCTCGTCGGCGCGCTGATCCCGGTGATTCAGTCCCTTGGCCCGGTGCTCGCGGGCGTGGCTACGGCTCTCGGTCCGCTCGCGGAGGCCTTCGGCCGGGTGCTGCAGGCTGCGGGCCCCGCGATCACCCAGATCTTCACCAGCCTCGGAGAGGTCCTGGTCAGCAGCGTGATCCCTGCGCTGACGCAGATCCTGGACGCGGTGACGCCGCTGGTGCCGGCGTTCGTGTCGCTGCTCAGCCCGATCATGCCGCTGGTGCCGGTGCTCGCCGACATCGCGGCGCAGCTGGCCGGGGCGCTCGCCCCGGCGATCGGTGACTTGCTGCCGATCGTGGGCGAGATCGCGATGCTGGTCTCCCAGTTCGCCGCGGACGCGTTGTCCGAGCTGGCTGGCGCGATCGTGCCGCTGATCCCGATGATCGGGCAGTTCGCCATGATCCTCGGCACCGCGGTGCTGACCGTGCTGCAAGCGCTGCAGCCGGTGCTCGGCGCGATCATTGCCGCGGCGGTGGCGCTGCTGCCCCCGCTGGTGCAGCTGCTCGTCCCGCTCGGCGAGCTCGTCGTCGCGCTCACGCCGCTGCTGTTGCTGGTAGCCCAGTTCGCCGAGTGGCTGATCAACCTGCTGGCCCCGGCGATCGGCGCCATTATCGGCTGGCTGGCCGGGTTCGCCGGCGCGATCCTCGGTGGCCTGGCCGGTGCGGTGTCCTGGTTGGTGTCCGCCGTGCCTGCGGCGTTCAGCTGGGTCCAGAACGCGATCGGCACCGCGGTCGGCGTGATCCGCGGGATACTCAGCTGGTTCGGCCAGCTGCCCGGATTGATCGGCGGGTGGATCGGGCAGGCCCGGGACTGGGCGATCCAGCGGTTCAACGACCTGGTGAACTGGGTCCGCGGCCTGCCCGGCATGATCCTCGGCGCCCTGGGCAGCCTCGGGAGCCTGCTGTGGAACGCGGGCGGCGACCTCGTGCGCGGCCTGATCAACGGCATCGGCAACTTCGCAGGCGCGATCAAGGACAAGCTGCTCGGCATCGTCAAGAACGCCTGGGACGCCGTGCTCGGCTTCCTCGGCATCGCCTCACCGTCCAAAGAGGCCGAATGGGCGATGGAAATGGTCGGGCTGGGCGCGATCAACGGCCTGTCCAGCATGGTCGACCGGGTCGCCGCCGCCTCCGAAGAGGTCGCCGCGGCCGCGCTCCCGCGGCCCGCCGCGGCCAGCGCGGCCACCACCGCGGCCGCCGCCGCGAGCAGCGCCGTCGGCGGGTTCGCCGCGGGCGGCGGCGGGGGCCAGGCCGTCGTCGTCATCGACTCGGCCGGCACCCGGCTCGACGAACTGCTGCTGGAAATCCTTCGCAACGCCATCCGGAAAGAGGGAGGCAACGTGCAGCTGGTCCTCGGAAACGGGGCGGCGTGA
- a CDS encoding phage tail tube protein, translating to MAKMVLLAAFLSLNANDLSNNASKIELTAEVADEDVTTFGSGGWKEVLGGLKEGSLSVTLKQDVAAAGLDSIMWPLFGTLVPFEVRLSNAARGASNPGYTGTVLIKSWKPIAGDVGNVAEVDVEFPTSGAVSRVVS from the coding sequence ATGGCCAAGATGGTCCTGCTGGCGGCCTTCCTGTCGCTCAACGCCAACGACCTCTCGAACAACGCGTCCAAGATCGAGCTGACCGCGGAGGTCGCCGACGAGGACGTGACCACCTTCGGCAGCGGTGGCTGGAAAGAGGTCCTGGGCGGCCTCAAGGAAGGCAGCCTGTCGGTGACGCTCAAGCAGGACGTCGCCGCGGCCGGGCTCGACTCGATCATGTGGCCGCTGTTCGGCACGCTGGTGCCGTTCGAGGTGCGGCTGTCCAACGCCGCCCGCGGCGCCTCCAACCCCGGCTACACCGGCACCGTGCTGATCAAGTCCTGGAAGCCGATCGCCGGTGACGTCGGCAACGTGGCCGAGGTCGACGTCGAGTTCCCGACATCGGGCGCGGTCTCCCGCGTCGTGTCCTGA